A section of the Pseudorasbora parva isolate DD20220531a chromosome 2, ASM2467924v1, whole genome shotgun sequence genome encodes:
- the ap2a1 gene encoding AP-2 complex subunit alpha-2 isoform X2, protein MPAVSKGDGMRGLAVFISDIRNCKSKEAEIKRINKELANIRSKFKGDKALDGYSKKKYVCKLLFIFLLGHDIDFGHMEAVNLLSSNKYTEKQIGYLFISVLVNSNSELIRLINNAIKNDLSSRNPTFMCLALHCIANVGSREMAEAFAGEIPRILVAGDTMDSVKQSAALCLLRLYKTSPDLVLMGEWTSRVVHLLNDQHMGVVTAAISLITCLSQKNPDEFKTCVSLAVSRLSRIVSSASTDLQDYTYYFVPAPWLSCKLLRLLQCYPPPEDGAVKGRLVECLETILNKAQEPPKSKKVQHSNAKNAILFEAISLIIHYDSEPNLLVRACNQLGQFLQHRETNLRYLALESMCTLASSEFSHEAVKTHIETVINALKTERDVSVRQRAADLLYAMCDRSNAKQIVAEMLSYLETADYSIREEMVLKVAILAEKYAVDYSWYVDTILNLIRIAGDYVSEEVWYRVIQIVINRDDVQGYAAKTVFEALQAPACHENMVKVGGYILGEFGNLIAGDPRSSPLVQFNLLHSKFHLCSVPTRALLLSAYIKFINLFPETKSTIQEVLRSDSQIRNSDVELQQRAVEYLKLSSIASTDVLATVLEEMPPFPERESSILAKLKKKKGPGAVSVNELEEGKREGELNGGGERGGDSSAIAASNASTPSPSADLLGLRTVPPVTAAAPSPGSLLVDVFSEAGVNDDGFLSSAPPSVVSEDPAPPLPESNELLNKFVCKNNGVLFENQLLQIGIKSEYRQNLGRMYLFYGNKTSVQFVTFTTTVSCPGELQSQLNVQTKPVEPLIEGGAQVQQVINIECLTDFCDAPLLNIKFRYGGALQNLTLKLPVTINKFFQPTEMASHDFFQRWKQLSQPQQEAQKIFKANHAMDTEVLKAKLLGLGMALLENVDPNPENFVCAGVIQTKAQQVGSLLRLEPNAQAQMYRLTLRSSKDTVSKRLCELLAEQF, encoded by the exons GTAAGAGTAAGGAAGCAGAGATCAAACGTATAAATAAGGAGTTAGCCAACATCCGCTCCAAGTTTAAAGGAGACAAGGCTTTGGATGGATACAGCAAGAAGAAGTATGTGTGCAAGCTGCTCTTCATCTTCCTCCTGGGCCACGACATTGACTTCGGCCACATGGAGGCTGTCAACCTGCTCAGCTCCAACAAGTACACTGAGAAACAGATT GGGTATCTGTTCATCTCTGTGCTGGTGAACAGTAACAGTGAACTGATCAGACTGATTAACAATGCCATCAAGAACGACCTGTCCAGCCGAAACCCCACCTTCATGTGCTTGGCTCTGCACTGCATCGCCAACGTGGGCAGCAGAGAGATGGCTGAGGCCTTCGCTGGAGAGATTCCACGCATCCTTGTGGCAGG AGACACAATGGACAGTGTGAAGCAGTCAGCCGCTCTGTGTTTGCTTCGCCTGTATAAAACCTCACCAGACCTGGTGCTCATGGGAGAATGGACCTCTAGAGTGGTGCATCTGCTCAATGACCAGCACATG GGTGTGGTCACTGCTGCAATCTCCCTGATCACCTGTCTCAGCCAGAAGAACCCTGATGAGTTCAAGACCTGTGTGTCACTTGCAGTGTCACGTCTCAGCAgg ATTGTGTCCTCAGCCTCCACTGACCTGCAGGACTACACCTACTATTTTGTTCCTGCTCCGTGGCTGTCCTGCAAGTTGCTGCGACTGCTGCAGTGCTACCCACCGCCTGAAGATGGTGCTGTGAAGGGACGACTAGTGGAGTGTCTGGAGACCATCCTCAACAAAGCCCAAGAGCCACCCAAATCCAAGAAGGTTCAGCATTCCAATGCCAAGAATGCCATCCTGTTCGAAGCCATCTCTCTCATCATCCACTATGACAG CGAGCCGAATCTTCTTGTTCGGGCATGTAACCAGCTGGGACAGTTCTTACAGCATAGAGAGACCAATCTGCGCTACCTGGCCCTGGAAAGCATGTGCACCCTTGCCAGTTCGGAGTTTTCCCATGAGGCAGTTAAAACGCATATAGAGACAGTCATCAATGCCCTAAAG ACTGAGAGGGATGTCAGTGTGCGTCAGAGAGCTGCTGACCTCCTCTATGCCATGTGTGATCGCAGCAATGCCAAGCAGATTGTCGCCGAGATGCTGAGTTACCTGGAGACAGCCGACTACTCCATCAGAGAGGAAATG GTACTGAAGGTGGCCATCCTGGCAGAGAAATATGCAGTCGACTACTCCTGGTATGTGGACACCATACTGAACCTAATCCGCATTGCTGGGGATTACGTCAGTGAGGAAGTGTGGTACCGCGTCATCCAGATTGTCATCAACCGTGACGATGTGCAGGGATATGCAGCCAAGACAGTCTTTGAG GCTTTGCAGGCTCCAGCCTGTCATGAGAATATGGTGAAGGTTGGAGGCTACATTCTGGGAGAGTTTGGTAACCTTATTGCTGGTGATCCTCGTTCCAG TCCTCTGGTTCAGTTTAATCTACTCCACTCTAAGTTTCACCTGTGTTCAGTTCCCACGCGCGCCCTGCTGCTTTCTGCCTATATTAAGTTCATTAATCTGTTCCCGGAGACAAAGAGCACTATTCAGGAAGTGCTGCGCTCTGACAGCCAGATCAGGAACAGTGATGTTGAGCTGCAGCAGAGAGCTGTGGAGTATCTCAAACTGTCCTCCATTGCCAGCACAGACGTCCTG GCCACAGTGCTTGAGGAGATGCCTCCATTCCCAGAGAGAGAGTCGTCCATCCTGGCCAAGCTGAAAAAGAAGAAAGGACCAGGAGCTGTGTCTGTGAATGAGCTAGAGGAGGGAAAAAGAGAGGGAGAACTCAatggagggggagagagaggcGGAGACAGCTCTGCCATTGCTGCATCTAATGCT TCCACTCCGTCCCCATCTGCCGATCTGCTGGGGCTCCGCACTGTTCCCCCCGTTACTGCCGCTGCTCCCAGCCCAGGCAGTTTATTGGTTGATGTTTTCTCAGAGGCCGGGGTCAATGATGATGGCTTCCTGAG CTCTGCTCCCCCCTCTGTGGTCTCTGAAGATCCTGCTCCTCCTCTGCCTGAGTCAAACGAACTGCTCAACAA GTTTGTGTGCAAGAACAATGGAGTTCTGTTTGAGAATCAGCTGCTACAGATTGGCATAAAGTCTGAATATCGCCAAAACCTGG GGCGGATGTATCTGTTCTATGGCAATAAGACGTCAGTGCAGTTTGTGACTTTCACGACCACAGTCTCCTGCCCAGGAGAGCTACAGTCT CAGCTCAACGTTCAGACTAAACCAGTGGAGCCTCTCATAGAAGGAGGTGCTCAAGTGCAGCAGGTCATCAACATCGAGTGCCTGACTGACTTCTGTGATGCACCTCTCCTCAACATCAAGTTCAG GTATGGCGGAGCTCTCCAGAACCTCACGCTCAAGCTGCCTGTTACCATAAACAAGTTCTTCCAGCCCACAGAGATGGCGTCACATGACTTCTTTCAGCGTTGGAAACAGCTCAGCCA GCCTCAGCAAGAAGCACAGAAGATCTTCAAGGCCAACCATGCCATGGACACCGAAGTGCTCAAAGCTAAG TTACTGGGATTGGGCATGGCACTCTTGGAGAATGTGGATCCGAACCCAGAGAACTTTGTGTGCGCTGGAGTGATCCAAACCAAGGCCCAGCAAGTGGGTTCTCTGCTAAGACTCGAGCCCAACGCACAAGCCCAG aTGTACCGGTTGACCCTGCGCAGCAGTAAGGACACTGTCTCCAAGCGTCTTTGTGAGCTGCTGGCGGAACAGTTCTAG
- the si:ch211-195b15.8 gene encoding uncharacterized protein si:ch211-195b15.8, which yields MVYYRDSQSERPQLSRILPHLYLGAETDVTQDGLSDRGISYVLSVSRCCPQPSFLPQTQYLRIPIDDSLRDDLLPWIPQALHFIDGAMSLGCSVLVHCAAGISRSPALAVAYVMYSLKMDLDHAYRFVKERRPTISPNFNFLGQLQLFQGTLSLKNDNTTNIHPRQSVKPLDNCLQPTNGKNNSSSTLALLTNLNIQNSMDNNGIINGCTEDSKANVHCENKNNQMENIQSRDEVMNPEFTLSLSDTLGALNLRSNSVEIQRPVNVPSQTHQDAPKSSPPKPTYLQIPSLAEKRKSLTLSLTPVGAVPQNLQRGSSADSCDLKQSCSAVDHTGALDDLGRVNMEASASETTAGPKEANRVISMEASARHRCSRSQRRKGKVNRRANEEQQKTNQVNNSSTRSHRLTQGPCGVTTSSQELFEKEVTGGVEAVEGMDGDNSPLSPVSLTVNKILDWGERMLLGVLLGPRIKVGQAALPYRC from the exons ATGGTGTACTACAGGGACAGTCAATCCGAGCGGCCGCAGTTGTCGCGTATTCTGCCGCATCTCTACCTTGGTGCAGAGACTGACGTAACGCAG GATGGTTTGTCTGACCGAGGTATCTCGTACGTACTAAGTGTGAGCCGATGTTGCCCACAGCCTTCATTCCTACCCCAGACCCAGTACCTCCGTATCCCAATAGACGACTCCCTGCGCGATGACCTGCTTCCTTGGATCCCTCAGGCGTTGCACTTCATTG ATGGGGCCATGTCACTTGGCTGCTCTGTCTTGGTTCACTGTGCTGCAGGAATCTCTCGATCTCCAGCACTTGCTGTGGCATACGTCATGTATAGCCTGAAAATGGATCTGGATCATGCATACAG GTTTGTGAAAGAACGCAGACCTACAATTTCACCAAACTTTAACTTCCTGGGGCAGCTGCAGCTCTTCCAGGGAACGCTTTCTTTGAAGAATGATAACACAACAAATATTCATCCTCGGCAGTCAGTCAAACCTTTGGATAACTGCCTACAGCCCACCAATGGAAAAAATAACAGCAGTTCCACACTGGCACTGTTAACTAACTTGAATATTCAGAACAGCATGGACAACAACGGTATTATTAACGGATGCACTGAGGATTCCAAAGCAAACGTGCACTGTGAGAACAAGAACAACCAAATGGAAAATATTCAGAGCAGAGACGAGGTGATGAATCCAGAGTTTACCTTATCTCTTTCAGACACGCTCGGAGCGCTCAATCTCCGCTCAAACTCCGTAGAGATACAAAGACCAGTAAACGTCCCATCTCAGACACATCAGGATGCACCAAAGTCCAGCCCACCTAAGCCTACTTACCTTCAGATTCCATCTCTAGCGGAGAAACGCAAAAGCCTTACTCTTTCCCTTACGCCAGTGGGCGCAGTTCCTCAGAATCTCCAGAGGGGGTCATCAGCGGACAGTTGTGATCTGAAACAGAGCTGTTCCGCGGTTGACCACACGGGGGCGTTAGATGACTTGGGGAGAGTCAATATGGAGGCGTCAGCATCCGAAACCACAGCAGGTCCAAAAGAGGCAAACAGGGTTATAAGCATGGAGGCTTCAGCTAGACACCGCTGCTCAAGATCACAAAGAAGAAAGGGCAAAGTGAACCGCAGAGCAAACGAAgagcaacaaaaaacaaaccaagTGAACAATTCAAGCACAAGATCACACAGGTTGACCCAGGGACCATGTGGGGTCACAACCTCCTCGCAGGAGCTTTTCGAGAAGGAGGTTACCGGTGGTGTTGAAGCAGTGGAGGGTATGGATGGAGACAACAGCCCCCTGTCTCCAGTCAGTCTAACGGTTAACAAAATACTAGACTGGGGAGAACGCATGCTGCTTGGGGTGCTACTTGGCCCACGTATAAAAGTGGGACAGGCTGCTTTGCCGTACAGATGTTGA
- the ap2a1 gene encoding AP-2 complex subunit alpha-2 isoform X1, translated as MPAVSKGDGMRGLAVFISDIRNCKSKEAEIKRINKELANIRSKFKGDKALDGYSKKKYVCKLLFIFLLGHDIDFGHMEAVNLLSSNKYTEKQIGYLFISVLVNSNSELIRLINNAIKNDLSSRNPTFMCLALHCIANVGSREMAEAFAGEIPRILVAGDTMDSVKQSAALCLLRLYKTSPDLVLMGEWTSRVVHLLNDQHMGVVTAAISLITCLSQKNPDEFKTCVSLAVSRLSRIVSSASTDLQDYTYYFVPAPWLSCKLLRLLQCYPPPEDGAVKGRLVECLETILNKAQEPPKSKKVQHSNAKNAILFEAISLIIHYDSEPNLLVRACNQLGQFLQHRETNLRYLALESMCTLASSEFSHEAVKTHIETVINALKTERDVSVRQRAADLLYAMCDRSNAKQIVAEMLSYLETADYSIREEMVLKVAILAEKYAVDYSWYVDTILNLIRIAGDYVSEEVWYRVIQIVINRDDVQGYAAKTVFEALQAPACHENMVKVGGYILGEFGNLIAGDPRSSPLVQFNLLHSKFHLCSVPTRALLLSAYIKFINLFPETKSTIQEVLRSDSQIRNSDVELQQRAVEYLKLSSIASTDVLATVLEEMPPFPERESSILAKLKKKKGPGAVSVNELEEGKREGELNGGGERGGDSSAIAASNASTPSPSADLLGLRTVPPVTAAAPSPGSLLVDVFSEAGVNDDGFLRDLEPPTESSDSLLVEGPGDSDSAPPSVVSEDPAPPLPESNELLNKFVCKNNGVLFENQLLQIGIKSEYRQNLGRMYLFYGNKTSVQFVTFTTTVSCPGELQSQLNVQTKPVEPLIEGGAQVQQVINIECLTDFCDAPLLNIKFRYGGALQNLTLKLPVTINKFFQPTEMASHDFFQRWKQLSQPQQEAQKIFKANHAMDTEVLKAKLLGLGMALLENVDPNPENFVCAGVIQTKAQQVGSLLRLEPNAQAQMYRLTLRSSKDTVSKRLCELLAEQF; from the exons GTAAGAGTAAGGAAGCAGAGATCAAACGTATAAATAAGGAGTTAGCCAACATCCGCTCCAAGTTTAAAGGAGACAAGGCTTTGGATGGATACAGCAAGAAGAAGTATGTGTGCAAGCTGCTCTTCATCTTCCTCCTGGGCCACGACATTGACTTCGGCCACATGGAGGCTGTCAACCTGCTCAGCTCCAACAAGTACACTGAGAAACAGATT GGGTATCTGTTCATCTCTGTGCTGGTGAACAGTAACAGTGAACTGATCAGACTGATTAACAATGCCATCAAGAACGACCTGTCCAGCCGAAACCCCACCTTCATGTGCTTGGCTCTGCACTGCATCGCCAACGTGGGCAGCAGAGAGATGGCTGAGGCCTTCGCTGGAGAGATTCCACGCATCCTTGTGGCAGG AGACACAATGGACAGTGTGAAGCAGTCAGCCGCTCTGTGTTTGCTTCGCCTGTATAAAACCTCACCAGACCTGGTGCTCATGGGAGAATGGACCTCTAGAGTGGTGCATCTGCTCAATGACCAGCACATG GGTGTGGTCACTGCTGCAATCTCCCTGATCACCTGTCTCAGCCAGAAGAACCCTGATGAGTTCAAGACCTGTGTGTCACTTGCAGTGTCACGTCTCAGCAgg ATTGTGTCCTCAGCCTCCACTGACCTGCAGGACTACACCTACTATTTTGTTCCTGCTCCGTGGCTGTCCTGCAAGTTGCTGCGACTGCTGCAGTGCTACCCACCGCCTGAAGATGGTGCTGTGAAGGGACGACTAGTGGAGTGTCTGGAGACCATCCTCAACAAAGCCCAAGAGCCACCCAAATCCAAGAAGGTTCAGCATTCCAATGCCAAGAATGCCATCCTGTTCGAAGCCATCTCTCTCATCATCCACTATGACAG CGAGCCGAATCTTCTTGTTCGGGCATGTAACCAGCTGGGACAGTTCTTACAGCATAGAGAGACCAATCTGCGCTACCTGGCCCTGGAAAGCATGTGCACCCTTGCCAGTTCGGAGTTTTCCCATGAGGCAGTTAAAACGCATATAGAGACAGTCATCAATGCCCTAAAG ACTGAGAGGGATGTCAGTGTGCGTCAGAGAGCTGCTGACCTCCTCTATGCCATGTGTGATCGCAGCAATGCCAAGCAGATTGTCGCCGAGATGCTGAGTTACCTGGAGACAGCCGACTACTCCATCAGAGAGGAAATG GTACTGAAGGTGGCCATCCTGGCAGAGAAATATGCAGTCGACTACTCCTGGTATGTGGACACCATACTGAACCTAATCCGCATTGCTGGGGATTACGTCAGTGAGGAAGTGTGGTACCGCGTCATCCAGATTGTCATCAACCGTGACGATGTGCAGGGATATGCAGCCAAGACAGTCTTTGAG GCTTTGCAGGCTCCAGCCTGTCATGAGAATATGGTGAAGGTTGGAGGCTACATTCTGGGAGAGTTTGGTAACCTTATTGCTGGTGATCCTCGTTCCAG TCCTCTGGTTCAGTTTAATCTACTCCACTCTAAGTTTCACCTGTGTTCAGTTCCCACGCGCGCCCTGCTGCTTTCTGCCTATATTAAGTTCATTAATCTGTTCCCGGAGACAAAGAGCACTATTCAGGAAGTGCTGCGCTCTGACAGCCAGATCAGGAACAGTGATGTTGAGCTGCAGCAGAGAGCTGTGGAGTATCTCAAACTGTCCTCCATTGCCAGCACAGACGTCCTG GCCACAGTGCTTGAGGAGATGCCTCCATTCCCAGAGAGAGAGTCGTCCATCCTGGCCAAGCTGAAAAAGAAGAAAGGACCAGGAGCTGTGTCTGTGAATGAGCTAGAGGAGGGAAAAAGAGAGGGAGAACTCAatggagggggagagagaggcGGAGACAGCTCTGCCATTGCTGCATCTAATGCT TCCACTCCGTCCCCATCTGCCGATCTGCTGGGGCTCCGCACTGTTCCCCCCGTTACTGCCGCTGCTCCCAGCCCAGGCAGTTTATTGGTTGATGTTTTCTCAGAGGCCGGGGTCAATGATGATGGCTTCCTGAG AGATCTGGAACCCCCTACTGAAAGCTCTGACTCCCTATTGGTGGAGGGTCCTGGTGACTCGGA CTCTGCTCCCCCCTCTGTGGTCTCTGAAGATCCTGCTCCTCCTCTGCCTGAGTCAAACGAACTGCTCAACAA GTTTGTGTGCAAGAACAATGGAGTTCTGTTTGAGAATCAGCTGCTACAGATTGGCATAAAGTCTGAATATCGCCAAAACCTGG GGCGGATGTATCTGTTCTATGGCAATAAGACGTCAGTGCAGTTTGTGACTTTCACGACCACAGTCTCCTGCCCAGGAGAGCTACAGTCT CAGCTCAACGTTCAGACTAAACCAGTGGAGCCTCTCATAGAAGGAGGTGCTCAAGTGCAGCAGGTCATCAACATCGAGTGCCTGACTGACTTCTGTGATGCACCTCTCCTCAACATCAAGTTCAG GTATGGCGGAGCTCTCCAGAACCTCACGCTCAAGCTGCCTGTTACCATAAACAAGTTCTTCCAGCCCACAGAGATGGCGTCACATGACTTCTTTCAGCGTTGGAAACAGCTCAGCCA GCCTCAGCAAGAAGCACAGAAGATCTTCAAGGCCAACCATGCCATGGACACCGAAGTGCTCAAAGCTAAG TTACTGGGATTGGGCATGGCACTCTTGGAGAATGTGGATCCGAACCCAGAGAACTTTGTGTGCGCTGGAGTGATCCAAACCAAGGCCCAGCAAGTGGGTTCTCTGCTAAGACTCGAGCCCAACGCACAAGCCCAG aTGTACCGGTTGACCCTGCGCAGCAGTAAGGACACTGTCTCCAAGCGTCTTTGTGAGCTGCTGGCGGAACAGTTCTAG
- the ap2a1 gene encoding AP-2 complex subunit alpha-2 isoform X3 codes for MPAVSKGDGMRGLAVFISDIRNCKSKEAEIKRINKELANIRSKFKGDKALDGYSKKKYVCKLLFIFLLGHDIDFGHMEAVNLLSSNKYTEKQIGYLFISVLVNSNSELIRLINNAIKNDLSSRNPTFMCLALHCIANVGSREMAEAFAGEIPRILVAGDTMDSVKQSAALCLLRLYKTSPDLVLMGEWTSRVVHLLNDQHMGVVTAAISLITCLSQKNPDEFKTCVSLAVSRLSRIVSSASTDLQDYTYYFVPAPWLSCKLLRLLQCYPPPEDGAVKGRLVECLETILNKAQEPPKSKKVQHSNAKNAILFEAISLIIHYDSEPNLLVRACNQLGQFLQHRETNLRYLALESMCTLASSEFSHEAVKTHIETVINALKTERDVSVRQRAADLLYAMCDRSNAKQIVAEMLSYLETADYSIREEMVLKVAILAEKYAVDYSWYVDTILNLIRIAGDYVSEEVWYRVIQIVINRDDVQGYAAKTVFEALQAPACHENMVKVGGYILGEFGNLIAGDPRSSPLVQFNLLHSKFHLCSVPTRALLLSAYIKFINLFPETKSTIQEVLRSDSQIRNSDVELQQRAVEYLKLSSIASTDVLATVLEEMPPFPERESSILAKLKKKKGPGAVSVNELEEGKREGELNGGGERGGDSSAIAASNASTPSPSADLLGLRTVPPVTAAAPSPGSLLVDVFSEAGVNDDGFLRFVCKNNGVLFENQLLQIGIKSEYRQNLGRMYLFYGNKTSVQFVTFTTTVSCPGELQSQLNVQTKPVEPLIEGGAQVQQVINIECLTDFCDAPLLNIKFRYGGALQNLTLKLPVTINKFFQPTEMASHDFFQRWKQLSQPQQEAQKIFKANHAMDTEVLKAKLLGLGMALLENVDPNPENFVCAGVIQTKAQQVGSLLRLEPNAQAQMYRLTLRSSKDTVSKRLCELLAEQF; via the exons GTAAGAGTAAGGAAGCAGAGATCAAACGTATAAATAAGGAGTTAGCCAACATCCGCTCCAAGTTTAAAGGAGACAAGGCTTTGGATGGATACAGCAAGAAGAAGTATGTGTGCAAGCTGCTCTTCATCTTCCTCCTGGGCCACGACATTGACTTCGGCCACATGGAGGCTGTCAACCTGCTCAGCTCCAACAAGTACACTGAGAAACAGATT GGGTATCTGTTCATCTCTGTGCTGGTGAACAGTAACAGTGAACTGATCAGACTGATTAACAATGCCATCAAGAACGACCTGTCCAGCCGAAACCCCACCTTCATGTGCTTGGCTCTGCACTGCATCGCCAACGTGGGCAGCAGAGAGATGGCTGAGGCCTTCGCTGGAGAGATTCCACGCATCCTTGTGGCAGG AGACACAATGGACAGTGTGAAGCAGTCAGCCGCTCTGTGTTTGCTTCGCCTGTATAAAACCTCACCAGACCTGGTGCTCATGGGAGAATGGACCTCTAGAGTGGTGCATCTGCTCAATGACCAGCACATG GGTGTGGTCACTGCTGCAATCTCCCTGATCACCTGTCTCAGCCAGAAGAACCCTGATGAGTTCAAGACCTGTGTGTCACTTGCAGTGTCACGTCTCAGCAgg ATTGTGTCCTCAGCCTCCACTGACCTGCAGGACTACACCTACTATTTTGTTCCTGCTCCGTGGCTGTCCTGCAAGTTGCTGCGACTGCTGCAGTGCTACCCACCGCCTGAAGATGGTGCTGTGAAGGGACGACTAGTGGAGTGTCTGGAGACCATCCTCAACAAAGCCCAAGAGCCACCCAAATCCAAGAAGGTTCAGCATTCCAATGCCAAGAATGCCATCCTGTTCGAAGCCATCTCTCTCATCATCCACTATGACAG CGAGCCGAATCTTCTTGTTCGGGCATGTAACCAGCTGGGACAGTTCTTACAGCATAGAGAGACCAATCTGCGCTACCTGGCCCTGGAAAGCATGTGCACCCTTGCCAGTTCGGAGTTTTCCCATGAGGCAGTTAAAACGCATATAGAGACAGTCATCAATGCCCTAAAG ACTGAGAGGGATGTCAGTGTGCGTCAGAGAGCTGCTGACCTCCTCTATGCCATGTGTGATCGCAGCAATGCCAAGCAGATTGTCGCCGAGATGCTGAGTTACCTGGAGACAGCCGACTACTCCATCAGAGAGGAAATG GTACTGAAGGTGGCCATCCTGGCAGAGAAATATGCAGTCGACTACTCCTGGTATGTGGACACCATACTGAACCTAATCCGCATTGCTGGGGATTACGTCAGTGAGGAAGTGTGGTACCGCGTCATCCAGATTGTCATCAACCGTGACGATGTGCAGGGATATGCAGCCAAGACAGTCTTTGAG GCTTTGCAGGCTCCAGCCTGTCATGAGAATATGGTGAAGGTTGGAGGCTACATTCTGGGAGAGTTTGGTAACCTTATTGCTGGTGATCCTCGTTCCAG TCCTCTGGTTCAGTTTAATCTACTCCACTCTAAGTTTCACCTGTGTTCAGTTCCCACGCGCGCCCTGCTGCTTTCTGCCTATATTAAGTTCATTAATCTGTTCCCGGAGACAAAGAGCACTATTCAGGAAGTGCTGCGCTCTGACAGCCAGATCAGGAACAGTGATGTTGAGCTGCAGCAGAGAGCTGTGGAGTATCTCAAACTGTCCTCCATTGCCAGCACAGACGTCCTG GCCACAGTGCTTGAGGAGATGCCTCCATTCCCAGAGAGAGAGTCGTCCATCCTGGCCAAGCTGAAAAAGAAGAAAGGACCAGGAGCTGTGTCTGTGAATGAGCTAGAGGAGGGAAAAAGAGAGGGAGAACTCAatggagggggagagagaggcGGAGACAGCTCTGCCATTGCTGCATCTAATGCT TCCACTCCGTCCCCATCTGCCGATCTGCTGGGGCTCCGCACTGTTCCCCCCGTTACTGCCGCTGCTCCCAGCCCAGGCAGTTTATTGGTTGATGTTTTCTCAGAGGCCGGGGTCAATGATGATGGCTTCCTGAG GTTTGTGTGCAAGAACAATGGAGTTCTGTTTGAGAATCAGCTGCTACAGATTGGCATAAAGTCTGAATATCGCCAAAACCTGG GGCGGATGTATCTGTTCTATGGCAATAAGACGTCAGTGCAGTTTGTGACTTTCACGACCACAGTCTCCTGCCCAGGAGAGCTACAGTCT CAGCTCAACGTTCAGACTAAACCAGTGGAGCCTCTCATAGAAGGAGGTGCTCAAGTGCAGCAGGTCATCAACATCGAGTGCCTGACTGACTTCTGTGATGCACCTCTCCTCAACATCAAGTTCAG GTATGGCGGAGCTCTCCAGAACCTCACGCTCAAGCTGCCTGTTACCATAAACAAGTTCTTCCAGCCCACAGAGATGGCGTCACATGACTTCTTTCAGCGTTGGAAACAGCTCAGCCA GCCTCAGCAAGAAGCACAGAAGATCTTCAAGGCCAACCATGCCATGGACACCGAAGTGCTCAAAGCTAAG TTACTGGGATTGGGCATGGCACTCTTGGAGAATGTGGATCCGAACCCAGAGAACTTTGTGTGCGCTGGAGTGATCCAAACCAAGGCCCAGCAAGTGGGTTCTCTGCTAAGACTCGAGCCCAACGCACAAGCCCAG aTGTACCGGTTGACCCTGCGCAGCAGTAAGGACACTGTCTCCAAGCGTCTTTGTGAGCTGCTGGCGGAACAGTTCTAG